CGGGGGATCCGAGTCAGAACGCTAGGCGACCACGGTTCGTCGGCGCCCTTCTGCGTGCAGATATCCGCAGAGAAGGCCGCGAACCGTGAGTAGGGGTTGAGAGTTCGCCGCGCTCAGTGATTGGTGAATTCGGCTGTCACCACCGGGAACACCGGTGACGCCGTTTGGTCGCAATTTGGCCCGGGCCGGGCGCTGCCTTCGTCTCGACGGGCTTTCCGGCGGCAGCAATAATGGACCTACTGGGAAGTCCATCGGGGGATGGCGGTGATGTTGTCGCGCCCTCGTGAGATTCTGTTCACAACGTTCGGGGGGCTGGACGGCATGTCCAAGAAGCGCATTTCACTGGCTGTGGCCGGACTGCGCGCTGCCCTGATTGCCGTGCTCGGATTGGCCTTTGTGGCCTCCGGCTTTGCCGCGCCGGCGGTGGCCGGGGGATACGGATCGATTCTCGGAACGGTCACCCTGCCCCAGGGCGGGTCGGCCGCGAATGCCCAGGTATGCCTTTTCACTGAGCCGTCCGGCGGCTGGTCGAGCGAGTGCACCTCCACCGACGCGTCCGGCGGGTTCCAGTTCGCCGGGCTGGCCCCGGGCAGCTACTCACTGTCGGCATCGGCGGACGGCTACGTCACCAGCTATCTGGGCGGCAGCCCCTACCTGAAGGACCGGCTCGTGGTTGAGCTCGGCGGCGGTGCGAGCCTTCACCAGGATCTGCAGTTGCGCGCCGGGGCCACGATCACCGGGAAGGTGCTCGACAGCGCCGGACGTCCATTCGGCTACGACCTCACGCTCAGCCTGCGGGGACCGGCCGAGGATCCCCGGCCAGGCTCGGAGTTGCAGCCCGGCACTCCGGCCGACGGACGGCGTCCGTATCGCTTCGGGCCGGTGCCGGACGGCACCTATCGGGTCGTAGCCGAGTCGACGGTCACCTGCACTCCGCAGCAGGTCGACCCGTGCCAGTGGGCCGAGACCACCGTGGTGGTGGCCGGCGGACGGGCGGTCACCGCACCGACCCTGCGGCTGATCGGTGGCACCGGCTTTTCCGGGACGGTCAGTTTCCCGGCCGCCGTCGGACCGGATCAGCCGCCGAGTCGGCTCTACCAACTCGACGTCTACACCCGCGCCGGCGTGCTGGTGCGCTCCGGGGTCTACGAGGCGTCCACGGTTCGCGGGACAGCGCTGCGGGGCAGCTACCAGCTGCACCTGAAGCCGGGCCGCTACCAGCTGCGCTTCACTCCGGTGGACGGCAGCGCCAGCTACTGCCTGGGCTGCGCCGGCGGCATGACCACCACCACCGGGCGGCTGCGCAACCTCGGCACCATCACGTTGGCCGGGCCGGTGAAGGCACTGAGCACCGGCGGGGTCCGGATCGTCGGCACGCCGACGGTCGGTCAGACCCTGACAGCGGTCACCACCGGCTGGCCCGTCAGCGCCCGACTGCAGTACCAGTGGTACCGCAACGGTCATCGGATCCGGGGCGCACAGCAGGCCACGCGAGTGCTCACTGCCGGTGATCTACATCGCCGGATCTCGGTGCGGGTGCGGGCCAGCCTGGACCGGGCGAGGTCGGCTCAGGTCGTTGCCGGCCTGAGTACCCGGATCAGGTCGGGCCAACTCAGCGGCGGCACAGCGACGATCACGGGATCGCCGATGGTCGGCCAGCGACTTGTCGCCGGCAGCACCGGCTGGCAGCCGGCCGGGGTGCGATTGCACTACTACTGGCTGCGTGATGGCCGCACGATTCGGCGGGCCACAGGACGCAGCTATCAGGTGCGGGCCGCCGATCTGGGCCATCAGGTTTCGGTGCGGGTGACAGCTGAAAAGGCCGGCTATCGGAGTTCCATGGTGATTTCGACGGCGCTGACAATCAACTGAGCGCTGTCGCTTCCACGCCCAGTCAGCATTAGCGCTGGCGATCCTCTCATTCCCAGAGGACCGGCCCACCTCGGCCCCTACACTGAGGATCCAGTCTCGGCGGGAGTGTTGAATTTCTCCCGGCCGGTCTTCGAGGAGCGGACCCGGGGGTGTTGGATGCGGCTATTCCGTCGGACGGCTGTGGCCGTTCTGGCTGTGTTCAGCCTGGCCGTGGGCGCGGCCCCGTCCGCCATGGCCGCCGACCCGGTGATCACTTTCTCGGTGTCGGGCGCGAGCAACTTCGGGGTCTACCTGTGCCCGTGGTCTGGTTCGACCTACACCTGCGGTGATCCGCTCACTCCTACCGCATCGGCAGTCAGTGTGCCGATGGCCGATCTCACTGCCGGAGGTAAGTACGCCATCGGGGTCAAGAAGTCTGGCTACTGGGACCAGTGGTGGCATCAGTCCGGGTTCAGCACGGTCAAGCCGACCTCGACCGGTTCCGGTGAGTACGTCAGCGCGGGCGCGAGTTCGATCGCCCTGGGCACCGCCACCATGAAGCGGAAGTACCAGCTATCCGGCTCGGTTACGGCCGATGCGAACACCCGGCTGGGCGGGATCGAGGTCGGCATCTACGCCAACCTGTCCGCAGTCGCAGCTGGGACCCCGCTGACCGGCCTCACCACCAGTGGCGATGGCACCGACAAGGATCTGGGCACCTACGACATTGACATCCCCTATAGCGCACCCGGCACCTTCGTCGTCGGCCTTAAGGACCCCAGCGCCGCCTATGCACAAGCCACCGAGACGGTCAGCCTCGCAGCTGCGGCTACCAGCCGCGACTTCACGATGAGGGTCAACGACCACATGATCACGGTCGGTGGGACGGTTGTGCTTGGCGATGCCGCTACTCCGAGTGGGGTGTCGGTGGATGCCTTCGTCTGGAACACCGACTCCACCTGGGCGCCCGCGGCTTCGGA
The nucleotide sequence above comes from Propionicimonas paludicola. Encoded proteins:
- a CDS encoding carboxypeptidase-like regulatory domain-containing protein; the protein is MSKKRISLAVAGLRAALIAVLGLAFVASGFAAPAVAGGYGSILGTVTLPQGGSAANAQVCLFTEPSGGWSSECTSTDASGGFQFAGLAPGSYSLSASADGYVTSYLGGSPYLKDRLVVELGGGASLHQDLQLRAGATITGKVLDSAGRPFGYDLTLSLRGPAEDPRPGSELQPGTPADGRRPYRFGPVPDGTYRVVAESTVTCTPQQVDPCQWAETTVVVAGGRAVTAPTLRLIGGTGFSGTVSFPAAVGPDQPPSRLYQLDVYTRAGVLVRSGVYEASTVRGTALRGSYQLHLKPGRYQLRFTPVDGSASYCLGCAGGMTTTTGRLRNLGTITLAGPVKALSTGGVRIVGTPTVGQTLTAVTTGWPVSARLQYQWYRNGHRIRGAQQATRVLTAGDLHRRISVRVRASLDRARSAQVVAGLSTRIRSGQLSGGTATITGSPMVGQRLVAGSTGWQPAGVRLHYYWLRDGRTIRRATGRSYQVRAADLGHQVSVRVTAEKAGYRSSMVISTALTIN